A single region of the Gossypium arboreum isolate Shixiya-1 chromosome 12, ASM2569848v2, whole genome shotgun sequence genome encodes:
- the LOC108479599 gene encoding phosphatidylserine decarboxylase proenzyme 2-like, with product MGHGSSKEDGSSSSSDEDAKPSRISRVKHRLRRHRLRRRRRSDSSHKKLFAAEDFAGIAHLTLINAEMKFKDKWLACVSFGEQTFRTNVSTETDKPVWNCERKLLLEKNGPLVARISVFETNRLSKNNLIGYCEINLLDYLTQDSDSDFGTFDLIDPGSSDKVVGCVRISCNVEDPIETEKNFARRILSIVDYDEDGKLSLSEFSELINAFGNNLAASKKEELFKAADKNGDGVVSLDELAELLALQQETEPIMNCCPVCGEVVEGGDKLNSLIHLSLCFDEGTGNQVMTGGFLTDKQASYGWMFKLSEWAHFSSYRFGLNSGSSASHILVFDRKTKRLVEELIDTKIVLSMRTIYQSKIGLGLMDKGAKEILQSISERQGRQMNTVESAKEIPKFVEFFKDQINMAEVKYPLEHFKTFNEFFVRELKPGARTIASIERDDVAVCAADCRLMAFKSVEDSLRFWIKGRKFSIQGLLGKEVCSNAFIDGSLVIFRLAPQDYHRFHLPVSGTIGKFVNIPGCLYTVNPIAVNSKYCNVFTENKRVVTIISTAEFGKVAFVAIGATMVGSITFVKKEGDFVKKGEEFGYFSFGGSTVICVFEKGAIDIDDDLLANSGRSLETLVSVGMTLGVSKKKPGSGGLPNLENCVLRN from the exons ATGGGGCACGGGAGCTCAAAGGAGGAcggctcttcttcttcttcggatGAGGATGCTAAACCCTCGCGCATCTCTCGGGTGAAGCATAGATTGCGTCGTCATCGCCTTCGTCGCCGTCGTAGAAGCGATTCTTCTCATAAAAAACTCTTTGCCGCTGAGGATTTCGCTGGCATTGCTCACCTTACTCTCATCAAC GCGGAGATGAAGTTTAAGGACAAATGGCTGGCATGTGTTTCGTTTGGGGAGCAAACGTTTCGAACAAATGTTTCTACTGA AACAGACAAGCCTGTTTGGAACTGT GAGAGAAAACTTcttttggaaaaaaatggaccTCTTGTTGCCAGAATCTCAGTATTTGAG ACGAACAGATTATCAAAAAATAACCTCATAGGGTACTGTGAGATCAATCTACTTGACTATCTGACACAG GATTCAGATTCTGACTTTGGTACATTCGAcctgattgatcctggatcatcTGACAAGGTTGTTGGCTGTGTCCGTATTTCCTGTAATGTTGAG GACCCAATTGAAACGGAGAAAAATTTTGCAAGACGAATCTTATCAATTGTG GACTACGATGAAGATGGAAAGCTTTCACTCTCTGAGTTTTCTGAGTTAATTAATGCTTTTGGCAATAATCTGGCTGCTAGCAAG AAAGAGGAGCTCTTCAAAGCCGCTGATAAAAATGGGGACGGTGTTGTGAGCTTGGATGAGCTGGCTGAACTTCTTGCTCTTCAACAAGAAAC AGAGCCGATAATGAACTGTTGCCCTGTCTGTGGTGAGGTAGTTGAAGGCGGTGATAAGCTGAACTCTCTGATTCATTTGTCTTTGTGTTTTGACGAAGGAACTGGTAACCAGGTCATGACAGGAGGCTTCTTGACTGATAAACAGGCCTCATATGG GTGGATGTTCAAATTAAGCGAGTGGGCCCATTTTTCATCATATAGATTTGGTTTGAACTCTGGGTCAAGTGCTTCACATATATTG GTTTTTGATCGAAAGACAAAGAGGCTGGTAGAAGAATTAATCGATACAAAGATTGTTCTGTCAATGAGAACCATTTACCAGTCAAAAATAGGACTTGGCCTTATGGATAAAG GTGCAAAGGAAATCTTACAAAGCATCTCGGAGAGGCAAGGAAGACAGATGAATACAGTTGAATCTGCTAAAGAAATTCCTAAATTTGTAGAATTTTTCAAG GATCAAATCAATATGGCTGAAGTCAAGTATCCTTTGGAGCACTTTAAG ACATTTAATGAATTTTTCGTGAGAGAGCTAAAACCTGGAGCAAGAACAATAGCTTCCATTGAGCGTGATGATGTTGCAGTATGTGCTGCTGATTGTCGGTTGATGGCTTTTAAGTCAGTAGAAGATAGTCTGCGGTTTTGGATCAAG GGTCGAAAGTTTTCAATTCAAGGTCTTCTGGGGAAAGAAGTCTGTTCAAATGCTTTTATTGATGGAAGTTTGGTGATATTCAGGTTGGCCCCACAG GactatcataggtttcatcttccagTTTCTGGCACCATTGGAAAATTTGTAAATATTCCTGGATGCTTATACACA GTTAATCCCATTGCTGTCAATAGCAAATATTGTAATGTTTTCACTGAGAATAAACGAGTGGTGACCATTATTTCTACTGCAGAGTTTGGAAAG GTGGCATTTGTTGCAATTGGAGCTACTATGGTTGGTAGCATTACTtttgtgaagaaggaaggtgacTTTGTCAAAAAGGGAGAGGAG TTTGGATATTTCTCATTCGGGGGGAGCACAGTGATTTGTGTCTTTGAAAAG GGTGCAATAGATATAGATGATGACCTCTTAGCTAACAGTGGAAGATCACTAGAGACGCTAGTCTCTGTTGGAATGACGCTGGGAGTTTCCAAAAAGAAACCAGGGAGCGGAGGGTTGCCAAACTTGGAAAACTGTGTTTTGAGGAATTGA